In Rubripirellula amarantea, a single genomic region encodes these proteins:
- the accC gene encoding acetyl-CoA carboxylase biotin carboxylase subunit, whose translation MFEKILIANRGEIALRIIRAAREMGIKSVAVYSQADAESMHVKLADEAYCVGSARSGDSYLRIDQIIAAAEVSGADAVHPGYGFLAENSHFNEVCRESGFEFIGPSPQAMEKLGDKNTARSMAIANNVPVVPGSDGLIESPEAAIKTAKEIGYPVLIKATAGGGGKGMRVAEDEKSLAVAINQARTEAEAAFGNGGVYLERYIGRPRHIEVQVIADNHGNVCHLMERDCSVQRRHQKLIEEAPSPNLPEERRREICEAAVRMIRGADYSNAGTVEFIVDQNDDFYFIEVNARIQVEHPVSEMITGIDLIKEQIRVAAGEPLSFTQDQVKCEGHAIECRINAENPDKNFQPSAGKITQMFAPGGLGVRFDSHVYGGYTVPPYYDSMIGKLIVHCRTRDDAIATMRRALFELQVEGIHTTASFHDKVLQHPEFVSGKHDTKFVEREFLS comes from the coding sequence GTGTTTGAAAAAATCTTGATCGCCAACCGTGGCGAAATTGCGCTGCGCATCATCCGCGCCGCACGCGAAATGGGAATCAAATCGGTTGCGGTCTACAGCCAGGCCGACGCCGAGTCGATGCACGTCAAACTGGCCGATGAAGCTTACTGCGTCGGTTCGGCTCGTTCGGGTGATTCCTATCTTCGCATTGACCAAATCATCGCAGCCGCTGAAGTGTCGGGCGCTGATGCGGTTCATCCCGGCTATGGGTTCCTCGCCGAGAATTCCCACTTCAACGAAGTGTGCCGCGAGAGCGGCTTTGAATTTATCGGGCCAAGCCCACAGGCGATGGAAAAACTTGGTGACAAGAATACCGCCCGTAGCATGGCGATCGCTAACAATGTTCCCGTGGTTCCCGGCAGTGACGGATTGATTGAAAGCCCCGAGGCCGCGATCAAGACCGCCAAAGAAATCGGCTACCCCGTGCTGATCAAAGCAACCGCGGGCGGCGGTGGCAAAGGGATGCGCGTTGCCGAGGACGAAAAATCGCTTGCTGTTGCGATCAACCAAGCTCGCACCGAAGCCGAAGCCGCGTTCGGTAACGGTGGTGTTTACCTTGAACGATACATTGGACGCCCGCGTCACATTGAAGTTCAGGTGATCGCTGATAACCACGGCAACGTGTGCCATTTGATGGAACGTGACTGCAGCGTTCAACGGCGTCACCAAAAACTCATCGAAGAGGCGCCGAGCCCGAACCTTCCCGAAGAACGGCGTCGTGAAATTTGCGAAGCTGCCGTGCGAATGATTCGTGGTGCGGACTACTCCAACGCAGGCACCGTCGAGTTTATCGTTGACCAGAACGACGACTTTTACTTCATCGAGGTCAACGCGCGGATCCAGGTGGAACACCCCGTTTCGGAAATGATCACCGGCATCGACTTGATCAAGGAACAAATACGAGTCGCCGCAGGCGAGCCGTTGTCGTTCACTCAAGATCAAGTGAAGTGCGAAGGCCACGCAATCGAGTGTCGCATCAACGCTGAAAATCCTGACAAGAATTTTCAACCCAGTGCGGGCAAGATCACTCAAATGTTTGCCCCCGGTGGTTTGGGCGTTCGCTTTGACTCGCATGTCTACGGCGGATACACCGTGCCACCGTACTACGATTCAATGATTGGCAAGTTGATTGTTCATTGCCGAACGCGAGACGATGCGATCGCAACAATGCGACGAGCGCTCTTTGAACTGCAAGTCGAGGGAATCCACACGACGGCGTCGTTCCACGACAAGGTGCTCCAGCATCCAGAATTTGTATCGGGCAAGCACGACACGAAGTTCGTCGAACGTGAATTCCTGAGCTAA
- the accB gene encoding acetyl-CoA carboxylase biotin carboxyl carrier protein, giving the protein MSKGGKPKDVFDVERIREIIELMEQHDLSEVDLQQGDEKIKIGRGQTAPVYAPAAAPVAAAAPSPAAPAAPAADAHAGTITINAPMVGTFYSKANPESPAFVKVGDHVGPDTVVCIVEAMKVFNEIPAECSGKIVEILVNDQQAVDFGKPMFRVQPDK; this is encoded by the coding sequence ATGAGCAAGGGCGGTAAGCCAAAGGATGTGTTCGACGTTGAACGCATTCGCGAGATCATCGAGTTAATGGAACAGCACGATCTTTCGGAAGTCGACCTGCAACAGGGCGATGAGAAGATCAAGATTGGGCGCGGCCAAACCGCCCCAGTTTACGCCCCTGCTGCGGCTCCTGTTGCTGCAGCGGCACCCTCGCCAGCAGCACCGGCTGCACCGGCCGCGGATGCTCACGCGGGCACCATCACCATCAATGCGCCGATGGTTGGCACGTTCTATTCCAAAGCCAATCCAGAATCCCCCGCCTTTGTGAAGGTCGGTGATCACGTCGGTCCGGATACGGTGGTCTGCATCGTCGAGGCGATGAAGGTCTTCAACGAAATTCCTGCTGAATGCAGTGGCAAAATCGTAGAGATCTTGGTCAATGACCAGCAGGCCGTTGATTTCGGTAAGCCAATGTTCCGCGTTCAACCGGACAAATAA
- a CDS encoding M24 family metallopeptidase yields MNSTLPASFPTPADLYSNRRQRLIEKMVTGGLGDAALVTSVANVRYLTGFTGDSSYLLLTPDHAVILSDGRYQVQLANECPGVPVAIRPPSQKMNDLVQEIIGTTMPERLILEADQVTFSQFHSLEKTLSSTSLVPLDNFVTPLREIKDAYEISITRRAVEIGEAAFLEVIPTLTPQTTEREIAWKLEAAMRTRGAEGVSFEIIAAAGETGALPHYRPADREIGDEATLLIDWGAKFLGYASDHTRTLHREHASDRFRDCYRAVLEAQLAAIDALRPGIKGSEVDSVARKILVKHGLGDAFSHSLGHGIGLHIHEGPRLAAVAEDVLAEGMIVTVEPGVYFQADFGIRIEDDVLITPNGCEVLGKLPKGLDDCRLML; encoded by the coding sequence ATGAACTCCACGCTCCCCGCATCGTTTCCCACACCGGCTGACTTGTACAGCAATCGTCGCCAACGATTGATCGAGAAAATGGTTACTGGCGGTCTTGGGGATGCAGCTCTCGTGACGAGCGTTGCCAACGTTCGATACTTAACCGGCTTTACGGGCGACAGCAGTTACTTGCTTTTGACACCTGACCACGCGGTGATTTTGAGCGACGGCCGCTATCAAGTTCAATTGGCAAATGAGTGCCCCGGCGTTCCGGTCGCGATTCGCCCACCCAGCCAAAAGATGAACGACTTAGTGCAGGAGATTATCGGCACAACGATGCCGGAACGACTGATCTTGGAAGCAGATCAGGTGACGTTTTCTCAATTTCATTCGCTCGAAAAAACGCTCAGCTCAACCTCGCTGGTCCCGCTCGATAACTTCGTCACGCCGCTTCGTGAGATCAAAGACGCGTACGAAATTTCGATCACTCGCCGAGCTGTCGAAATCGGCGAAGCCGCGTTTTTGGAAGTCATCCCGACGCTGACGCCGCAGACGACTGAACGTGAAATCGCTTGGAAGCTCGAAGCGGCCATGCGTACGCGGGGTGCCGAGGGAGTAAGCTTCGAGATCATCGCGGCGGCCGGCGAAACCGGTGCGCTGCCCCATTATCGTCCCGCTGATCGAGAAATCGGAGACGAGGCGACGCTTCTTATCGATTGGGGGGCGAAATTCTTGGGCTACGCCAGCGATCACACTCGCACCCTGCATCGCGAGCACGCTTCGGACCGTTTTCGTGACTGCTACCGGGCCGTCTTAGAGGCTCAACTTGCTGCGATTGACGCTCTACGGCCGGGAATCAAAGGCAGCGAGGTTGATTCGGTAGCTCGAAAAATCCTCGTAAAACATGGCCTCGGCGACGCTTTTTCGCATTCGCTGGGGCATGGAATCGGGCTTCATATCCATGAAGGCCCCCGATTAGCGGCAGTGGCCGAGGATGTGTTGGCTGAGGGGATGATCGTAACGGTTGAACCCGGCGTATACTTTCAAGCCGATTTCGGAATCCGTATCGAAGATGACGTTTTGATCACCCCCAATGGCTGCGAGGTTCTGGGCAAGCTGCCAAAGGGACTCGATGATTGTCGTTTGATGCTGTAA
- a CDS encoding PSD1 and planctomycete cytochrome C domain-containing protein gives MTNFNHSFTAAFRSVASRRPTAAFRLSTFCIAAISSCLCVLFAGPYLHAGDAVPQFFRGLNLNGPPVTIDGHDWQGKQSNQYVCKDNSFASPGIALVPATDEARAAMIHSSRWGGNQVELTEIPEGEYTVFLYVWEDNIAEKFSIIVNNRLVESQYNSGAAGHWKRLGPWYTRSKNDRIIITSQGGAANFSGVELWKGRHDGIESAISEQELAFFEKRIRPVLVEKCYSCHSADADSLEGDLLVDSRAKIREVGISGAAVVPGDLDNSLLIRAIRFDDDDLQMPPDEKLSDAEIADFEKWVAIGAPDPRSSVTKHEGKKIDLTEAKKFWSFRPIQSPVLPEIKDAAWPINDIDRFVLAKLEERGLTPSKDSDRRALIRRATYDLTGLPPTPDETAAFLADESDYAFAKLVDRLLESPQYGERWGRHWLDVVRYADTAGDNSDFPIPEAHRYRDWVIDAFNNDVPYDEFVRDQLAGDLRSSDSEQQYFRRIIATGYIAGSRRFGSRVDDYPTHLTIEDTIDNVGRAFLGMTIACARCHDHKFDPITTKDYYGLYGVFNSTRYPWPGIELDQRQRDFVPLVKQKQRERSEAELAEWSNQRNRLNKTVKDLKESLKKASDDEKEELKKKLSDSEARLKSHEATQPQTELAYAVVDSHTITDVAVQIKGDPANIGDLVPRHFPAVMGGGELPEGFESSGRAELAEWILSAENPLPARVMANRLWQYHFGRGIVPTPNDFGKQGKPATHPDLLDYLATEFRNDGWSIKSMHRRIMLSRTYQQSSVRDAKAVSEDPSNEYLAGYPRRRLEAEAIRDTLLVLGGNLDSSPAGEHPFPPKNDWKFTQHNPFKEVYPSRHRSVYLMTQRIQRHPFLAIFDGADPSASTAARTSTTTPLQALYFLNDPFVHEQAGLVAQRLIRESSEFDQRVNQAIELNFSRQATVEDRSDAASFMERAEELLLAENVSIDAAELEAWSAWVRALFRLNEFVYLD, from the coding sequence ATGACGAACTTCAATCACAGCTTCACCGCTGCATTCCGCAGCGTTGCTTCTAGACGCCCCACTGCTGCGTTTAGGTTGTCAACATTTTGTATCGCAGCGATCTCAAGTTGTTTGTGCGTCCTGTTCGCTGGACCATACTTGCACGCGGGCGACGCCGTTCCCCAATTTTTTCGTGGACTTAATCTAAACGGTCCGCCGGTTACGATCGACGGACATGATTGGCAGGGCAAGCAGTCCAATCAATACGTCTGCAAAGACAACTCCTTTGCGAGCCCCGGGATCGCTTTGGTGCCGGCGACGGATGAAGCGCGAGCAGCCATGATTCACAGTAGTCGGTGGGGGGGCAATCAGGTGGAGCTGACTGAGATTCCAGAAGGCGAGTACACCGTCTTTCTTTACGTCTGGGAAGACAACATCGCCGAGAAGTTTTCAATCATCGTGAACAACCGTTTGGTCGAATCTCAGTACAACAGCGGTGCAGCGGGACACTGGAAACGTTTAGGACCTTGGTACACTCGATCGAAAAACGACCGCATCATCATTACAAGCCAAGGCGGTGCTGCAAATTTCTCCGGCGTCGAACTTTGGAAGGGGCGTCATGATGGCATCGAATCCGCTATCAGCGAACAAGAGCTTGCTTTCTTTGAGAAGCGAATTCGACCTGTGCTTGTCGAAAAGTGTTACTCCTGTCATAGCGCCGATGCGGATTCGCTAGAAGGTGATTTGTTGGTCGACTCTCGCGCGAAGATTCGCGAAGTGGGAATCAGCGGTGCAGCGGTTGTTCCGGGTGATCTCGACAACAGTTTGCTGATTCGTGCTATTCGCTTCGATGATGATGATCTGCAAATGCCACCGGACGAAAAACTCTCGGATGCTGAGATCGCGGATTTTGAGAAGTGGGTTGCGATCGGGGCGCCCGATCCCCGGTCGTCAGTCACGAAACACGAAGGCAAGAAGATTGATCTGACCGAAGCGAAAAAGTTTTGGTCGTTTCGTCCCATTCAATCGCCTGTTCTTCCGGAAATCAAAGATGCCGCTTGGCCGATCAACGACATCGATCGCTTCGTGCTCGCAAAGCTCGAAGAACGAGGGCTCACTCCATCGAAGGATTCTGATAGACGCGCGTTGATCCGAAGAGCAACCTACGACTTGACCGGACTCCCACCAACTCCGGACGAAACCGCTGCGTTCTTGGCTGATGAATCTGACTACGCTTTCGCCAAACTCGTTGATCGTCTGCTTGAATCGCCCCAGTACGGCGAACGTTGGGGGCGCCATTGGCTAGACGTCGTTCGCTACGCAGACACGGCGGGTGACAACTCGGACTTCCCAATTCCCGAAGCACATCGCTATCGCGATTGGGTGATTGATGCCTTTAATAACGATGTACCCTATGACGAGTTTGTTCGCGATCAACTTGCAGGCGATCTGCGCTCAAGTGATTCCGAGCAGCAATACTTTCGTCGAATCATTGCTACCGGCTACATCGCTGGATCGCGTCGATTTGGTTCGCGAGTGGACGACTATCCAACTCATTTGACAATCGAAGACACGATTGACAATGTGGGACGCGCTTTTCTTGGCATGACGATCGCTTGTGCTCGATGTCACGACCACAAGTTTGACCCGATCACTACGAAGGACTACTACGGGTTGTACGGCGTCTTCAATAGCACTCGGTATCCTTGGCCGGGGATTGAGCTCGACCAAAGGCAACGTGACTTTGTCCCGCTTGTGAAGCAAAAGCAACGCGAAAGAAGCGAAGCTGAACTCGCCGAGTGGTCCAATCAACGCAACCGACTTAACAAAACAGTCAAGGACCTGAAGGAATCACTGAAGAAAGCGTCAGACGACGAGAAGGAAGAGCTAAAGAAGAAACTTTCCGACTCGGAAGCTCGTTTGAAGTCACATGAAGCAACCCAACCGCAGACCGAACTAGCGTATGCGGTGGTTGATTCCCATACGATCACCGACGTTGCTGTTCAAATCAAAGGCGACCCAGCGAATATAGGCGACCTTGTTCCGAGGCATTTCCCGGCCGTTATGGGTGGCGGCGAGCTTCCCGAAGGTTTCGAATCCAGTGGTCGAGCCGAACTTGCGGAATGGATTTTGTCGGCTGAGAACCCTTTGCCAGCTCGTGTGATGGCGAACCGATTGTGGCAATATCATTTTGGTCGTGGGATTGTTCCGACACCGAATGATTTTGGAAAACAGGGAAAGCCGGCGACGCACCCCGACTTGCTTGATTACTTGGCTACCGAATTTCGCAATGACGGTTGGTCAATTAAGTCAATGCACCGGCGGATCATGCTTTCACGTACCTACCAGCAATCGAGCGTTCGAGACGCAAAGGCCGTCTCGGAAGATCCATCGAATGAGTATTTAGCGGGTTATCCCCGTCGACGACTAGAAGCCGAAGCGATCCGTGACACGTTGTTGGTGTTGGGAGGAAACTTAGATTCGTCGCCTGCAGGTGAGCACCCGTTTCCACCAAAGAACGACTGGAAATTCACGCAGCACAATCCGTTCAAGGAAGTTTATCCTTCTCGTCATCGAAGCGTTTACTTGATGACTCAGCGGATTCAGCGACATCCATTCTTGGCCATTTTTGATGGAGCGGATCCGTCGGCTAGCACGGCGGCTCGAACATCGACCACCACGCCGCTGCAGGCTTTGTATTTTCTGAACGATCCGTTTGTTCACGAACAAGCTGGCCTCGTAGCGCAGCGTTTGATTCGCGAGTCATCCGAATTTGATCAACGTGTCAACCAAGCCATCGAGTTGAATTTTTCACGCCAAGCGACGGTTGAAGATCGAAGCGATGCGGCGTCGTTCATGGAACGAGCTGAGGAATTATTGTTGGCCGAGAATGTTTCGATCGACGCTGCTGAATTGGAAGCTTGGTCAGCATGGGTGCGAGCGTTGTTCCGACTGAACGAATTTGTTTATCTGGATTAA
- a CDS encoding DUF1501 domain-containing protein — translation MTKFTRQSGSPLARREMLRSFVGGSLMMPALLSEMLHAGQTDSGPKKDAGDPLAPREPHFAAKAKRVIFVFSNGGVSHMDAFDPKPELFKADGKKTGTGGGLSNQQRVLLRPLWDFKPGGQCGTMVSDLFPYLRDQMDDVCLIRSMNGNDNEHYNATLGMHTGSFFFSRPSIGSWVSYGLGTENQDLPSFIALAPQMPYAGTQIFNNDFLPAYHQGVRVVGGAEPIANLKPRGHAKGLQELELSLADVMNNRHLDSRVADSDLSARVRSFETAFHMQTGAPEAFDVNQEDDRTLALYGLKRGQNEGFGWQCLVARRLAERGVRFIELVDGSSSKNWDQHADMAEHAYHAKNIDQPLAGLLVDLKARGMLEDTLVVWTTEFGRTPGVDGTKGRGHHSACFSSWLAGAGVKGGMTYGSTDEIGATVAEDKVHVHDFHATILHLMGLDHERLTYRYGGRDYRLTDVHGNVVKAILS, via the coding sequence ATGACTAAGTTCACAAGACAAAGCGGTTCGCCGTTGGCACGCCGCGAAATGTTGCGGTCGTTCGTCGGCGGATCTTTGATGATGCCAGCGTTGCTGTCGGAAATGCTGCACGCCGGTCAGACCGATTCGGGGCCGAAGAAGGACGCCGGTGATCCGCTTGCTCCGCGTGAACCTCATTTTGCGGCCAAAGCGAAACGCGTCATCTTCGTGTTTTCAAACGGCGGTGTCTCGCACATGGATGCCTTCGATCCCAAACCTGAACTGTTCAAAGCGGACGGGAAGAAAACGGGAACGGGAGGCGGCCTGTCTAATCAGCAACGAGTATTGTTGCGGCCGTTGTGGGATTTCAAACCTGGCGGCCAATGCGGGACCATGGTCAGCGACTTGTTTCCTTACCTACGCGACCAGATGGACGACGTATGCTTGATTCGCTCGATGAACGGCAACGACAATGAGCACTACAACGCTACCTTGGGAATGCATACCGGATCGTTCTTTTTTTCGCGTCCCAGCATCGGGTCCTGGGTGAGCTACGGACTTGGTACTGAAAATCAAGACTTGCCTTCCTTTATCGCGTTGGCACCGCAGATGCCGTACGCAGGAACGCAAATTTTCAACAATGATTTTTTGCCGGCCTATCACCAAGGTGTTCGCGTTGTCGGCGGAGCCGAGCCGATCGCGAACTTGAAACCCAGAGGTCATGCCAAGGGGCTGCAGGAATTAGAACTTTCGCTCGCCGATGTAATGAATAATCGCCACCTCGATTCCCGCGTTGCAGATTCGGATCTGTCGGCTCGGGTCCGAAGCTTCGAAACAGCATTCCACATGCAAACCGGAGCACCAGAGGCCTTTGACGTTAACCAAGAAGATGATCGTACCCTTGCTCTCTATGGACTCAAACGAGGCCAGAACGAAGGGTTCGGTTGGCAGTGTCTTGTGGCGCGTCGATTGGCCGAACGCGGTGTCCGCTTCATCGAATTGGTCGATGGAAGCAGCAGCAAGAATTGGGATCAGCACGCTGATATGGCCGAACACGCCTATCATGCCAAGAACATCGATCAGCCACTCGCGGGTTTGTTGGTGGACTTAAAAGCTCGCGGGATGCTGGAAGATACCCTGGTCGTTTGGACAACAGAGTTCGGTCGAACGCCTGGAGTCGATGGAACGAAGGGACGCGGACACCACAGTGCGTGCTTCTCGTCTTGGCTCGCTGGAGCAGGAGTTAAAGGTGGGATGACGTATGGTTCGACTGATGAGATCGGGGCAACGGTGGCGGAGGACAAAGTCCATGTTCACGACTTTCACGCAACGATTCTGCACCTGATGGGCCTTGATCATGAGCGATTGACCTACCGATATGGTGGCCGCGATTACCGCCTCACCGATGTGCATGGCAATGTTGTTAAGGCAATCCTGTCGTAG
- a CDS encoding NAD(P)/FAD-dependent oxidoreductase, with amino-acid sequence MKSSYDVVVVGGGPAGASAAAIVAQGGLSTLLIERDAMPRFHVGESLMPETYWPLQRLGLNDRVRTSGWQAKKSVQFVTHNGKESEPFFFRQHDNRECSTTWQVERSEFDKMIFDRAAELGADAFDRTRLLDVHFDDSGAATGVSVRDANGEVHEIESKVVIDGTGQQSFIANKLGVKEINPDLKKAAIWTYYQGAVRGEGDNEGATIILQTEGKNSWFWFIPLSRGITSIGCVGDNDYMLKGRGKPEQVYAEELARCPGLQSRLANATQLGELKTTKEFSYMAKKTAGDGWVLVGDAFGFIDPVYSSGVYFALEMGVRAGDAVIEGFKKNDLSADQLGCWTESFREGANWVRKLVHAFYNKEFSIGRFMKEHPEHRGNVTDLLIGRVFHEEAGKMFMDMEASIARGKAAV; translated from the coding sequence ATGAAAAGCTCGTATGACGTTGTAGTTGTAGGTGGTGGCCCCGCCGGAGCCTCGGCCGCCGCCATTGTTGCCCAAGGTGGTCTCAGCACATTGCTGATCGAGCGCGATGCGATGCCAAGATTCCACGTTGGCGAATCGCTAATGCCGGAAACCTACTGGCCTCTGCAGCGACTTGGTCTGAACGATCGAGTTCGTACATCAGGTTGGCAGGCGAAGAAGAGCGTTCAGTTCGTTACTCATAATGGTAAGGAATCAGAACCGTTCTTCTTTAGGCAGCACGACAACCGCGAATGCAGCACCACTTGGCAGGTCGAACGAAGCGAATTCGACAAAATGATCTTCGATCGTGCTGCTGAACTGGGGGCCGACGCGTTTGACCGAACTCGTCTGTTGGATGTCCACTTCGATGATAGCGGTGCCGCCACGGGTGTCAGTGTTCGTGATGCTAATGGAGAAGTCCACGAGATTGAATCGAAAGTCGTTATCGATGGAACCGGCCAGCAATCCTTTATCGCCAACAAGCTTGGCGTGAAAGAAATCAATCCTGACCTTAAGAAAGCTGCCATCTGGACCTACTACCAAGGCGCTGTTCGCGGCGAAGGAGACAACGAAGGGGCTACGATTATTCTGCAGACCGAAGGCAAGAACTCTTGGTTCTGGTTCATCCCGCTTTCCAGAGGCATCACGAGCATCGGGTGCGTGGGTGACAATGACTACATGCTGAAGGGTCGAGGTAAGCCAGAGCAAGTCTATGCGGAAGAGTTAGCCCGTTGTCCAGGATTGCAAAGCAGACTTGCCAACGCGACCCAACTAGGTGAACTCAAGACAACCAAAGAGTTCTCGTACATGGCAAAGAAAACCGCGGGCGATGGCTGGGTTCTCGTAGGCGATGCGTTTGGATTTATCGACCCGGTTTATTCTTCTGGCGTCTACTTCGCGCTGGAAATGGGTGTGCGAGCCGGGGATGCCGTGATCGAAGGGTTCAAGAAAAATGACCTTTCGGCTGACCAACTTGGATGCTGGACTGAATCTTTCCGCGAAGGAGCGAATTGGGTACGCAAGTTGGTTCACGCGTTCTACAACAAAGAATTCAGCATTGGTCGCTTCATGAAAGAACACCCCGAGCACCGAGGCAACGTGACGGATCTGCTCATCGGACGAGTGTTCCATGAAGAGGCCGGCAAGATGTTCATGGACATGGAAGCGTCAATCGCACGCGGAAAAGCCGCGGTCTAA